The Aphis gossypii isolate Hap1 chromosome 3, ASM2018417v2, whole genome shotgun sequence genome includes a region encoding these proteins:
- the LOC114131448 gene encoding microtubule-associated protein futsch-like isoform X20, whose protein sequence is MGNPSDHVETPLTGGYLLIVLAEPRTAEHKLAILKKLTKGLSCWNYEESGVEIVTELNAIVNQNIEGEEGKNGEQLFQYVSDNLVAEILINPQHSTLVQCVRNLLASFTKYRCIIHAGYSFTENGSWIVQDGSFSVIDFLDAYKTAEAQRTIRLHENHIRIDLHCSADADWNQVSRLKGTRFLLNPPEKIVDNESIESTVRWLCDKIEVVELDILLEGSQVVGNIRFSRPTLYVFPAGQGDSALFGINGFNMLIDGGAGRNSCFWGFARHLDRLDAVLLTRLNSSNLEGVASFLKRKTMSSLYPQIGHFFCNFKTRKQISSPNTDAKQDVLSISLIDTAQSIITDLKQLQLRPHLCYRNINLEPINLYHKVGHGKLDMYVLNPSKDSKEVKDFLTKWNEGDQKLFNPTKDLQFPLPNIISVCTLLVWQPANPNTTITRIFFPGSSPQNKIFESLERVRHLEFLKHPSCSIKSMSSSTSVTIKSQTTKKTVLEKMIPGETKAVKTMENLEVSTSASNAVIQTAIIPTVPKEGTPKPKFPVEAEKSKPNLKTVTKETVNSKTKIEHKYSSISAKVNSNKVIQKSTTIKKTLKLSSKSPPTDKSTPTTPIENQEKTPKPIKQVIKPKSTIKSPSSTPTKSKKEEANRKVLVSSRTNSGLKRTQITKKEIKPAKPINEIETEGISSKKDSNIIYKSSLISGDKDKSGEEEDILIVEKVAITPEKLLTPDGKKIIANELDGILTTAKDIVIKEKCVEKLSDSGATTAPTMPEDEKINDSKKEIEVNESDQKSEEFKKAKDALKTPDEVADLPFHEEADEHKTKVTEKVIETEIESQEIVQVENAEYVLVSLDSSPEALKRQVLDNVNLLDTELDEESEKEDEYVEKKESKLIEHLLESSKDLCEITDKIDELKKQNEHEINNHLIHENLQNYSHGNTETINVCAELINQEKQIEIQEKAKSRGSLSDETLQTMVNETITTATNVINRSGSTTEEQERVSEHIRATHESKVSTKPDSIDNEQVQSSLNDTNTSSSKITSRSGSISIDKKANTTEKTTDKQDSKASSNAGSVCEEPVKSPVNETVTSSSKVASRSGSITDDQAKTTEISEDKKDSKASSKEASVCDEPVKSPVNETITSSSKVASRSASITNEQEKTTGNVNDNQDSKASSRAGSVCDEHVKSPVHETFTSSSKVASRSGSIITEEQEKTTDKQDSKASSKAGSVCDEPVKSPVHETILTANKVPSRSGSITTDEQEKTLDKLESKTSSKSGSVCDEPVKSPVHETILTANKVSSRSGSITTDEQEKSLDKLESKASSKAGSVCDEPVKSPIHETNTSSSKVASRSASITNEQEKTTGNVNDNQNSKASSRAGSVCDEHVKSPVHETFTSSSKVASRSGSIITEEQEKTTDKQDSKASSKAGSVCDEPVKSPVHETILTADKVTSRSGSITTEEQEKTLDKLESKTSSKSGSVCDEPVKSPVHETILTADKVASRSGSITTDEQEKTLDKLESKASSKAGSVCDEQVKSPVHETITSSSKVASRSGSITTDEQEITTDKIDSKASSKAGSVCDEPVKSPVHETILTADKVASRSGSITTDEQEKTLDKLESKASSKSSSVCDEPVKSPIRETITSSSKVASRSGSITNEQEKTTENVNDNQDSKVSSRAGSVCDKHVKSPVYETITSSSKVASRSGSITTDEQEITTDIMDSKASSKAGSVCDELVESLLCEATASDKIKTMISSSISHEPLHDNQYSKVSRKASSICEEPLKSSELEINTDVTKLKSRPSSINQDQDIVYNSLTDKQEFNASSNETSSINYREPIKIDCFEKNTNERVISSRPNSEEELLDSVPSINKYSTLENTISDISFKEQEIVSTSLINKSNSICQDTESTPTLAMDKYDIETSSRKDSFCQDKNESITISSSSTSSICQEINTQSSKLSSRKSSIIDDLIDKPSKLQIGEKSSSLQESNIYDHSIDDNSKIFNKSGSLCDEMLNMSFNKVTENVISNKTCERIVSPTLIAENTECKIDNKEGSVGEESMKSSNNETGNKGNLISSTLNSIPQKTEEEKNQSSKSSSIFDETQKLQIENNKIILSPFEIIETNVIEKKVEESKSLGRIGSLCEEIAKFLTDDDKKMSTNNTYESSCGINESTLKNNNEVLKVETEPLLQFEKNTYALNKIEKPLQLDDEVKVSEKHDNINEKNTDHSLPAENITVSNIKSSDISTILIEENNKTGIMNVAQMVGKNINDESFTKHTAITDNESKNLKTVNPISSITSEECISKLSNVLIEDIVKSSNEKNIMNNSSLTDICVNQPLGVTLNSEDLGVTKDIVMQLKRDVHEALHQCSSDDERPYTPQSESSMSRSAMNIDEDDDDNEDNKIETDDDMAGSPMSTGPSPIQMQLDNRQVEINIDFNKAIQEHRITRGEDLTTTEANGNHVTEIKTTEHDNINQNQSTSSDTVQSWGKPLGLPPVQSINNNGFDPIREWGKPFGLPSPTQPVLELGETQNMSSKITPKKLKKIMDNKPIINVMDKDSQNRIRRSESPSKLRSRSSSRMSRINPVYLDLIYVPHHGNSKYVSADFFKRVRARNYVFSGTDPSKEVLNALIEGKQAWEDQDLEVTIIPTYDTDTLGQWVAENEELLTKLKIDLSPSASRCTIKLQDHNTSCSAYRLEF, encoded by the exons GGCTTTCGTGTTGGAATTATGAAGAGAGTGGCGTTGAAATAGTAACTGAACTTAATGCTATTGTTAATCAAAACATCGAAGGCGAAGAAGGCAAAAAtg gtgaACAACTTTTTCAATATGTAAGTGATAATTTAGTGGCAGAAATTCTTATTAACCCTCAACACAGTACATTAGTGCAATGCGTAAGAAACTTATTAGCAAGTTTTACAAAGTATAGATGCATTATTCATGCAGGATATTCGTTCACAGAAAATGGATCGTGGATCGTCCag gatGGTTCATTTTCGGTCATTGACTTCTTAGATGCATATAAAACGGCTGAAGCTCAGCGCACAATTAGACTCCATGAAAACCATATTCGTATTGATCTTCATTGTTCTGCAGACGCTGATTGGAATCAAGTTAGTCGACTTAAAGGCACGCGTTTTTTGTTAAATCCGCCGGAAAAAATAGTTGACAATGAGTCAATAGAATCAACTGTAAGGTGGCTTTGTGATAAAATTGAAGTGGTTGAACTTGATATACTACTTGAAGGGTCACAAGTTGTGGGAAATATCAGATTTAGTAGACCTACACTTTATGTATTTCCTGCTGGACAAGGCGATTCCGCATTATTTGGCATCAATGGATTCAACATGTTAATCGATGGAGGAGCGGGAAGAAATTCTTGTTTTTGGGGTTTTGCAAGACACTTGGATCGATTAGATGCAGTACTATTAACAAGACTCAACAGTAGTAATTTAGAAGGAGTTGCATCctttttaaaacgaaaaaccATGTCATCATTGTATCCACAAAtaggacattttttttgtaacttcaAG acaagaaaacaaatatcatCTCCTAACACTGATGCTAAACAAGATGTTCTTTCAATTAGCTTAATAGATACAGCACAAAGCATAATAACTGATCTTAAACAATTGCAACTTCGTCCGCATTTATGTTATCGAAACATAAATTTAGAACCCatcaatttatatcataaagttGGACATGGAAAACTcgatatgtatgtattaaatccTTCTAAAGACAGTAAAGAGGTAAAAGACTTTTTGACAAAATGGAATGAAGgtgatcaaaaattatttaatcctACTAAAGATTTGCAGTTTCCATTGCCTAACATTATATCTGTTTGTACACTGCTAGTATGGCAACCAGCAAATCCAAATACTACCATcactagaattttttttcccgGAAGTAGtcctcaaaataaaatatttgaatcttTAGAAAGAGTCAGACatcttgaatttttaaagCATCCTTCATGCTCTATTAAATCAATGAGTTCATCTACATcagtaacaataaaatcacAAACAACAAAGAAGACAGTTCTTGAAAAAATGATTCCTGGTGAAACTAAAGCCGTTAAAACTATGGAAAATTTAGAAGTATCAACATCAGCCTCAAATGCTGTTATACAAACAGCTATAATACCAACAGTACCCAAAGAAGGAACTCCAAAACCAAAATTCCCAGTTGAGGcagaaaaatcaaaaccaaATTTAAAGACAGTTACGAAAGAAACAGttaactcaaaaacaaaaattgaacatAAATATAGTTCAATTAGTGCAAAAGTAAATTCTAACAAGGTTATACAAAAAAgtacaactattaaaaaaacattaaaattatcatctaAATCTCCTCCTACTGATAAATCAACACCAACTACTCCAATtgaaaatcaagaaaaaacgCCTAAACCAATTAAACAAGTTATCAAACcaaaatcaacaataaaatctCCTTCAAGTACTCctactaaaagtaaaaaagagGAAGCTAATCGTAAAGTTTTGGTTTCTTCAAGAACGAATTCTGGTTTAAAGCGAActcaaataactaaaaaagaaataaagcCAGCCAAACcaataaatgaaattgaaacagAAGGTATTTCTTCGAAAAAAgactcaaatattatttataaatctagtTTGATAAGTGGTGATAAAGATAAAAGTGGCGAAGaagaagatattttaattgtggAAAAAGTAGCGATTACACCAGAAAAACTATTGACTCCAGAtgggaaaaaaatcattgccAATGAATTGGATGGGATTTTAACAACTGCCAAGGATAtagtaattaaagaaaaatgcgTAGAAAAATTGTCAGATTCTGGAGCCACTACAGCGCCCACTATGCCAgaagatgaaaaaataaatgactcaaaaaaagaaatcgaAGTTAACGAATCAGACCAAAAATccgaagaatttaaaaaagcaaaagatGCATTAAAAACACCAGATGAAGTTGCTGATTTACCATTTCACGAAGAAGCAGatgaacataaaacaaaagttaCAGAAAAAGTAATTGAAACAGAAATTGAATCACAAGAAATTGTTCAAGTAGAAAATGCCGAATATGTACTGGTATCATTAGATTCATCTCCAGAAGCATTAAAACGACAAGTATTGGATAACGTTAATTTGTTGGATACAGAACTTGACGAAGAATCTGAAAAAGAAGATGAATacgtagaaaaaaaagaaagtaaattaatagaaCATCTACTTGAATCATCCAAGGATTTGTGTGAAATAACAGACAAAATTGatgagttaaaaaaacaaaacgaacATGAGATTAACAATCACCTAATAcatgaaaatttacaaaactataGTCACGGTAATACTGAAACTATAAATGTATGCGCAGAATTGATaaatcaagaaaaacaaatagaaaTTCAAGAAAAAGCGAAATCTAGAGGTTCACTTTCTGATGAGACATTACAAACTATGGTTAATGAAACTATTACGACAGCtactaatgttataaatagatCAGGATCAACTACTGAAGAACAAGAGAGAGTATCAGAACACATCAGGGCAACCCATGAGTCTAAGGTATCTACTAAACCAGATTCAATTGATAATGAACAAGTTCAATCTTCACTTAATGACACAAATACATCATCTAGTAAAATTACAAGTAGATCCGGTTCTATTTCAATAGACAAAAAAGCAAATACTACGGAAAAAACCACCGATAAACAGGACTCCAAAGCATCAAGTAATGCAGGATCGGTTTGTGAGGAGCCAGTGAAATCCCCGGTTAACGAAACAGTTACATCTTCTTCTAAAGTTGCAAGTAGATCCGGATCTATCACTGATGACCAAGCAAAAACTACAGAAATATCCGAAGATAAAAAAGATTCAAAAGCATCAAGTAAGGAAGCTTCAGTTTGTGATGAACCAGTGAAATCTCCGGTTAATGAAACAATTACGTCTTCTTCTAAAGTTGCAAGTAGATCCGCTTCTATTACAAACGAACAAGAAAAAACTACAGGAAACGTGAATGATAACCAAGATTCAAAGGCGTCTAGTAGGGCAGGCTCAGTTTGTGATGAACACGTTAAATCTCCAGTTCATGAAACATTTACATCGTCTTCTAAAGTTGCTAGTAGATCCGGTTCTATTATAACAGAAGAACAGGAAAAAACCACCGATAAACAGGATTCCAAAGCATCAAGTAAAGCAGGTTCAGTTTGTGATGAACCAGTGAAATCTCCAGTTCATGAAACAATTTTGACAGCCAATAAAGTTCCAAGCAGATCAGGTTCTATTACAACAGATGAACAAGAAAAAACCCTCGATAAACTGGAATCCAAAACATCAAGTAAGTCAG GTTCAGTTTGTGATGAACCAGTGAAATCTCCAGTTcatgaaacaattttaacagCCAATAAAGTTTCAAGCAGATCAGGTTCTATTACAACAGATGAACAAGAAAAATCCCTCGATAAACTGGAATCCAAAGCATCAAGTAAAGCAGGTTCAGTTTGTGATGAACCAGTGAAATCTCCGATTCATGAAACCAATACGTCTTCTTCTAAAGTTGCAAGTAGATCCGCTTCTATTACAAACGAACAAGAAAAAACTACAGGAAACGTGAATGATAACCAAAATTCAAAGGCGTCTAGTAGGGCAGGCTCAGTTTGTGATGAACATGTAAAATCTCCAGTTCATGAAACATTTACATCGTCTTCTAAAGTTGCTAGTAGATCCGGTTCTATTATAACAGAAGAACAGGAAAAAACCACCGATAAACAGGATTCCAAAGCATCAAGTAAAGCAG GTTCAGTTTGTGATGAACCAGTGAAATCTCCAGTTCATGAAACAATTTTGACAGCCGATAAAGTTACAAGCAGATCAG GTTCTATTACAACAGAAGAACAAGAAAAAACCCTCGATAAACTGGAATCCAAAACATCAAGTAAGTCAG GTTCAGTTTGTGATGAACCAGTGAAATCTCCAGTTCATGAAACAATTTTGACAGCCGATAAAGTTGCAAGCAGATCAGGTTCTATTACAACAGATGAACAAGAAAAAACCCTCGATAAACTGGAATCCAAAGCATCAAGTAAAGCAGGTTCAGTTTGTGATGAACAAGTTAAATCTCCAGTTCATGAAACAATTACGTCTTCTTCTAAAGTTGCTAGTAGATCCGGTTCTATTACAACAGATGAACAGGAAATAACCACCGATAAAATAGATTCCAAAGCATCAAGTAAAGCAGGTTCAGTTTGTGATGAACCAGTGAAATCTCCAGTTCATGAAACAATTTTGACAGCCGATAAAGTTGCAAGCAGATCCG GTTCTATTACAACAGATGAACAAGAAAAAACCCTCGATAAACTGGAATCCAAAGCATCAAGTAAGTCAAGTTCAGTTTGTGATGAACCTGTGAAATCTCCGATTCGTGAAACAATTACGTCTTCTTCTAAAGTTGCAAGTAGATCCGGTTCTATTACAAACGAACAAGAAAAAACTACTGAAAACGTAAATGATAACCAAGATTCAAAGGTGTCTAGTAGGGCGGGCTCAGTTTGTGATAAACACGTTAAATCTCCAGTTTATGAAACAATTACGTCTTCTTCTAAAGTTGCTAGTAGATCCGGTTCTATTACAACAGATGAACAGGAAATAACCACCGATATAATGGATTCCAAAGCATCAAGTAAAGCAGGTTCAGTTTGTGATGAATTAGTGGAATCTCTATTATGTGAAGCCACGGCATCAGACAAGATCAAAACAATGATATCCAGTTCTATATCTCATGAACCACTACATGATAATCAATACTCAAAGGTTTCAAGAAAAGCCAGTTCCATATGTGAAGAACCATTAAAATCGTCGGAACTAGAAATAAATACTGATGTGacgaaattaaaaagtagACCGAGTTCAATTAACCAAGACCaagatattgtttataattctcTTACAGACAAACAAGAATTTAATGCATCTAGTAATGAAACTAGCTCAATTAATTATAGGGaaccaataaaaatagattgttttgaaaaaaataccaatgAAAGGGTTATTTCTAGTAGACCCAATTCAGAAGAAGAATTACTTGATTCTGTacctagtattaataaatactccACTTTAGAAAATACTATATCTGACATATCTTTTAAAGAACAAGAAATAGTTTCtacatcattaataaataagagtAATTCAATTTGCCAAGATACAGAGAGTACACCAACATTAGCAATGGACAAATATGATATTGAAACAAGTAGTAGAAAAGATTCGTTTTGTCAGGATAAGAATGAATCCATAACAATTTCGTCAAGTAGTACTAGTTCAATTTGTCAAGAAATTAATACTCAATCTTCAAAACTTTCTAGTAGGAAAAGTTCTATTATCGatgatttaattgataaaccttcaaaattacaaattggGGAAAAGAGCTCTAGTCTTCaagaatcaaatatttatgaccATAGCATTGAtgataattctaaaatattcaacaaatcTGGATCCTTGTGTGATGAAATGCTAAATATGTCGTTTAATAAAGTAACAGAAAATgtcatttcaaataaaacatgtGAACGAATAGTTTCTCCAACACTTATCGCTGAAAATACAGAATGTAAAATAGACAATAAAGAGGGATCTGTGGGCGAAGAATCAATGAAATCTTCTAATAATGAAACTGGCAATAAaggaaatttaatttcaagtaCTCTAAATTCAATTCCTCAAAAAacagaagaagaaaaaaatcaatcatcaAAATCAAGTTCTATATTTGATGAAACACAAAAGttacaaattgaaaataataaaatcattttgtcACCTTTCGAAATAATCGAAACcaatgttattgaaaaaaaagtggaAGAATCAAAATCTTTAGGCAGAATAGGATCTTTGTGTGAAGAAATTGCTAAATTTTTAACAGatgacgataaaaaaatgtctacgAATAATACATATGAATCGTCATGCGGTATAAACGAatctactttaaaaaataacaatgaagTATTAAAAGTTGAAACTGAACCATTATtacagtttgaaaaaaatacttatgctTTGAACAAGATTGAAAAACCTTTACAACTCGACGATGAAGTCAAAGTTAGTGAAAAACATGATAACATAAATGAGAAAAATACAGATCATAGTCTTCCTGCTGAAAATATCACTGTTTCTAATATTAAGTCCTCAGATATTTCTACAATATTgattgaagaaaataataagactGGTATAATGAATGTTGCTCAAATGGTAgggaaaaatattaacgaCGAATCTTTTACCAAACATACCGCTATAACTGACAATGAatccaaaaatttaaaaacggtCAATCCAATTTCTAGTATTACTTCAGAAGAatgtattagtaaattatcaaatgttttaattgaagATATAGTGAAATCATCTAATGAGAAAAATATCATGAATAATTCATCATTAACAGACATTTGTGTAAACCAACCATTAGGTGTTACTCTAAATAGTGAAGACTTGGGTGTTACTAAAGATATAGTAATGCAATTAAAAAGAGATGTACACGAAGCATTACATCAATGTAGTAGTGATGACGAGCGGCCATATACTCCTCAAAGCGAATCTAGCATGTCTAGATCGGCAATGAATATTGATGAAGACGATGATGATAACGAagacaataaaattgaaaccGATGATGATATGGCTGGATCTCCTATGTCAACTGGACCATCACCAATCCAAATGCAACTCGATAATCGACAAGTAGAAATTAATATCGATTTTAATAAAGCCATTCAGGAACATAGGATTACTAGAGGAGAAGATTTGACAACTACTGAAGCAAATGGTAACCATGTTACAGAAATTAAAACAACtgaacatgataatattaatcaaaaccaAAGCACTTCATCCGATACGGTTCAGAGTTGGGGTAAACCACTAGGTCTACCGCCAGTACAAAGCATTAATAATAACGGTTTTGATCCAATACGTGAATGGGGAAAACCATTTGGTCTTCCTTCTCCAACACAGCCGGTCCTTGAACTCGGAGAAACTCAAAATATGAGTAGTAAGATTACACccaaaaagttgaaaaaaattatggacAACAAACCAATAATTAATGTCATGG atAAAGACTCGCAAAATCGAATTCGACGATCGGAGTCGCCGAGCAAACTTAGGAGTCGATCATCAAGTCGGATGTCGAGAATTAATCCTGTTTATCTGGATCTTATTTATGTGCCACATCAtggaaattcaaaatatgtatctgCTGACTTCTTTAAGCGCGTACGAGCTAGAAATTACGTTTTTAGCGGTACTGACCCTAGTAAAGAAGTCTTAAATGCCTTAATCGAAGGTAAACAGGCTTGGGAGGATCAAGATTTAG aaGTCACCATAATACCAACTTATGATACTGATACGCTGGGTCAATGGGTGGCAGAAAATGAAGAGCTGCTGACCAAGTTGAAGATTGATTTAAGTCCCAGCGCTAGTCGATGCACGATAAAATTACAAGATCATAATACCAGCTGCTCCGCATATAGactagaattttaa